GACCGAGGACGTCTCGCTCGACGGCGTCGACGCACCCGAGTACGTGCTCTACGGCGGGAAGGGCGGCGTCGGGAAGACGACGATGGCGGCGGCGACTGCGCTCGCGAGCGCGAGCGACGGCACGCGGACGCTCGTCGTCTCGACGGACCCCGCGCACTCGCTGTCGGACACGCTCGGCGTGGACGTCCCGGCCAAACCCGGGCGCGTCCGCGAGGACGTCCCGCTCTGGGGCGCGGAGATCGACCCGGAGGTCGCCGCGGAGGAGGGCGTCGACGCGCTCGGCGTCACCGGGAACGGCGAGGGGTTCGGCGACGACGACCCGTTCGCGGACGCCGCCGGCGGCCCTGGCAGTGGAGACCAGTCGGGCGGGCTGGGCGGTGGCGGCCAGTCGGGCGGTGGCGGTTCGGGTCCGTTCGGGGGCGCGAACGGCGGCGCCGGCCCGATGGGCGGCCTCGGCGAGATGCTCGGCGGCGACGACCCGCTCGGGTCGATGATGGGCGGTGCCGTCCCGGGCGCGGACGAGGCCGCTGCCATCCAGCTCCTCATGGAGTACATCGACGACCCGCGGTTCGACCGCGTCGTCGTCGACACCGCTCCGACCGGCCACACCCTCCGGTTGCTCGAACTCCCGGAGGTCATGGACTCGATGGTCGGCCGGATGATGTCGATCAAGGAACGCCTCAGCGGACTCATGGACGGCATGATGGGCATGTTCGGCGACGACGACGCCCAGGACGCGGGCGGCGTGGACGACCTCCGCGAGCTCGCGGACCGCATCGAGGAACTCCGTGACGTCCTCCAGGACCCCGCCCGCACGGACTTCCGGGTCGTCATGATCCCCGAGGAGATGAGCGTCCTCGAGTCCGAGCGCCTCATCCGCCAGCTCGACGACTACTCGATCCCGAACGGCACCGTCGTCGTGAACAAGGTGATGGAGGACCTCGCGGACGTCACGGACGCGGTCGACGCGACCGACTTCGTGACGCCAGACCTCGAGGACTGCGAATTCTGCCAGCAGCGCTGGAGCGTCCAGCAGGACGCCCTCGCGCGAGCGCAGGACGTCTTCCGCGGACACGACGTCAAGCGCGTGCCGCTGTTCGCCGACGAGGTCGCCGGCGACCGCATGCTCAGGGTCGTCGCTCACTGCCTGGAGTAGCGCGAGGCCCGAGCGGAGCGAGGGTCTCGCGTCGCCCGCGACTAGTGGTTGCTGCGGTCGTTGTAGGAGCGGAGTAGCGCGCGGGTCTTGCGTCGCGGAGTCAGGCGATCCGGTCTTCGCGGTCCATCTTGTCGGGTGCGCGCCAGTCCGTTGTCAGTTCGAGGAACTGGACGAGGATGCGGGCGGTGGCGCCCCAGATGGTGTAGTCGTCGACGTGGAAGTAGTGGACGACGACTTCGCCGTACTCGGGGTGGTCGCGGCGTTCGACCTCGTAGTTCTCGTCGTCGAGGAGGTCGTCGACGGCGACGACGACGACCGCCGCGACCTCGCGCTCGTCCGGCTTGTACGTGCGGTCGGGGATGCGTGCGACGACGGGGGTGACGGCGTACTCGGTGATGGTGCGGATGTCGTCGATGCGCGTGATGACTTCGACTTCCTCGGGTGCGAGCCCGATCTCCTCGAACGCTTCGCGGAGCGCGGTCGCCTCGATGTCGGCGTCGCCGGGTTCGCGGCCGCCGCCGGGGAAGCTCATCTGGCCGGGGTGCTTGCCGAGGTCGTCGCTGCGCTTCGTGAACAGGAGGTAGTCGCCGTCTGCGCGTTCGACGATCGGGATGAGGACGCCCGCGTCCCGCGGCTGGTCGGTGACGGTGATCGGGTCGAGCGCGCGGATGCGGCCGAGGTCCATTCGCTTCACCGTATGGACGCGACCCGTATAGCGTTCACCCTCGCGGAGCGAGCGCGGGACCTGTGGATTCTTGGGCCGTGGCGTCGTCGCTCGTGACGTGACCGACAACGACACGCGACGGGTGGCGCTCGTCGACGCGTTCACGACCGAACCGCTCGCCGGGAACGCCGCTGGCGTCGTCCCCGACGCGGACGACCTCGTGCCGGAACAG
Above is a genomic segment from Halorubellus sp. JP-L1 containing:
- a CDS encoding TRC40/GET3/ArsA family transport-energizing ATPase, translated to MSDIDVSPVEEVEDDDVADENAADDGSSDIDVDVVDDAGGEPETRTTEDVSLDGVDAPEYVLYGGKGGVGKTTMAAATALASASDGTRTLVVSTDPAHSLSDTLGVDVPAKPGRVREDVPLWGAEIDPEVAAEEGVDALGVTGNGEGFGDDDPFADAAGGPGSGDQSGGLGGGGQSGGGGSGPFGGANGGAGPMGGLGEMLGGDDPLGSMMGGAVPGADEAAAIQLLMEYIDDPRFDRVVVDTAPTGHTLRLLELPEVMDSMVGRMMSIKERLSGLMDGMMGMFGDDDAQDAGGVDDLRELADRIEELRDVLQDPARTDFRVVMIPEEMSVLESERLIRQLDDYSIPNGTVVVNKVMEDLADVTDAVDATDFVTPDLEDCEFCQQRWSVQQDALARAQDVFRGHDVKRVPLFADEVAGDRMLRVVAHCLE
- a CDS encoding CoA pyrophosphatase, which produces MDLGRIRALDPITVTDQPRDAGVLIPIVERADGDYLLFTKRSDDLGKHPGQMSFPGGGREPGDADIEATALREAFEEIGLAPEEVEVITRIDDIRTITEYAVTPVVARIPDRTYKPDEREVAAVVVVAVDDLLDDENYEVERRDHPEYGEVVVHYFHVDDYTIWGATARILVQFLELTTDWRAPDKMDREDRIA